In Bacillus toyonensis BCT-7112, a single window of DNA contains:
- the crcB gene encoding fluoride efflux transporter CrcB — protein MMEALLVATGGFFGAITRFAISNWFKKRNKTSFPIATFLINITGAFLLGYIIGNGVTTGWQLLLGTGFMGAFTTFSTFKLESIQLLNRKKIYTSLLYVSTTYIIGILFAFLGMKLGGI, from the coding sequence ATGATGGAAGCTTTATTAGTGGCAACTGGAGGTTTTTTCGGTGCGATTACACGATTTGCAATTAGCAATTGGTTTAAAAAAAGAAATAAAACATCCTTTCCAATTGCTACATTCCTTATTAATATAACAGGAGCATTTTTACTCGGATATATAATTGGCAACGGAGTCACTACAGGCTGGCAATTATTATTAGGAACTGGATTTATGGGCGCATTCACAACGTTTTCGACGTTTAAATTAGAATCCATTCAGCTTCTCAATCGCAAAAAAATTTACACATCCCTTTTATATGTAAGTACTACTTACATAATCGGTATCCTCTTCGCATTCCTTGGAATGAAGCTCGGTGGAATATAA
- a CDS encoding DUF3955 domain-containing protein, producing the protein MKNKYVVAISFMILAIISLTIHASNSKVGADGFLEEPFFFLVPVSYVLFFSGIGVLLFGCITSKLRKSNR; encoded by the coding sequence ATGAAAAATAAATACGTAGTAGCTATTTCTTTCATGATCTTAGCGATTATTTCTTTAACTATACATGCTTCAAACAGTAAAGTTGGAGCGGATGGATTTCTTGAAGAACCTTTCTTTTTCCTAGTACCGGTAAGTTATGTATTGTTCTTTAGTGGTATTGGTGTATTACTATTTGGATGTATTACTTCAAAGCTGAGAAAAAGTAATAGATAA
- a CDS encoding DUF3947 family protein yields the protein MMNHYFYNGRQVGAAITLAGAQGTIHAVNQVIQMQQQAYFAQMMQGQYMQYSQFPMQSVHYDVYPAGLLSIPYGGTYFL from the coding sequence ATGATGAATCATTATTTTTATAATGGTAGACAAGTAGGTGCGGCTATAACCCTAGCCGGGGCACAGGGGACAATTCATGCTGTGAATCAAGTGATTCAAATGCAGCAACAAGCATATTTTGCACAAATGATGCAAGGACAGTATATGCAATACTCACAATTTCCAATGCAAAGTGTGCATTATGATGTGTATCCAGCGGGTTTACTTTCCATTCCATATGGCGGGACTTACTTCTTATGA